The Rosa chinensis cultivar Old Blush chromosome 7, RchiOBHm-V2, whole genome shotgun sequence DNA segment TTGATCCGCATCTATGACACACGTCATTATGGTTGCCTCCTTTCATTGGAGGTGCAGTTTGTCCATgttgtggatattccctaggagggttactGCTACTACCACGCCTTATGATgcgacctccacggcccatattgttattatattcacctctcccacgtgtggagttGCCACCACGTGTGAAGTTGCCACGTGTGGAGTTACCACCACGTGTGAAGTTGCCACCACGAGTGTCCGCTTTAAAGTTGCGGTTTCTCTCTTTATTGGGGTGGTTATATGGGCCCGTACGCCTTTCTTGTCCCTTATTATTAGGGTATTGCTGCTTGCGCCcctttttgggtgcattataatttgccTCACGGACGCTCTTGGTTCCTATGGGCCtagaattataattctttacaaggatgttgtcgtACTTTTCAGATACCGACAAAATATTAATAAGCTCATTAAACCTTGTaattcgtccagcattgacttctgtGCGAAATTGCTTTGATATcacaattgctgagacgggaatggtggagagagtcttctcaagtaGCTCATCTTCTGTGAGAGGCTTTCCACAGAACTTCAACATAGCTTTGAGTCGAAGAGCTTCCGAATTATATTCTGCAACAGACTTAAAGTCGGAGAAGCGTATATTATTCcactgaaccttcaagtcagggaggagggtatcttggatattaccaaaacgctcttctagcgctacccataagtCTTGAGCATCTCTCATTGACATATACTCTAGTCTGAGAGCTTTATCCATATGGCGCCGCATCAAGATAATAGCTtgtgcatgctttgtaggtgttctttggaacacaaggcctggattaggagcttgaattatgggcaatatccctcttgaagtgaggtggttctcaacgtcggttacCCAACTATAGTATTCCGAACCCGTTGAGTCAAGCAtttgaaagtcgagtctaggtgcattcgacatcctgaagataagagaagatatattagtgataggagcattttaatgtgatattttaatagttatttcctcacattttgcttagttaattccttaactgaatcgattttaattcaatttctatttttaggtacattggagtaaatgaaggtgaaatgagcgttaggtccataattacctagaaatgatggagaagaatgaaaatgcactaaaaagtcaaccttgaatattttcttactccagctaggagaatcagagccaagcaaggaagaaggagcggccgcctgaccaaatgaacttcaaatgagctgaaaccttccagatccattctagacacccaaaggatcatttcttatgaagagtgccagagaaaaatatgagtggaaggccttcaaacaatcagcccaattttctacagaagcaaaaccggaaaactggacctgtaagaggtccagcagcatttccggcccaaccacatggattgaagctctgaaaatttgtcaggattatctacactcatagtggaacatttcatatgaagaagtcgaaggcatataatgaagtcttgttggagaaataattgaaggaataaaggggaagaaactgacctgacaacagctcaacaccacatattcatgtttcccacccacatgaagaaagctagatgcttttctctttttccttggatatattttttctacaatctctttaatagatcatcatcacttccatgttgctgcaccttcatgctttgctttcatttcatcatttctctttcttttccatattttacaaatcactttcatactccactttcattatttttcttccactcatcatttcactcttctttttcttccctatataaacaccttctcctctcattctaaaacacattccttcatccatctcatcttctttgtctctccatttcctttccattttcccaaacacattccttcatccatctcatcttctttgtctctccatttcctttccattttcccaaacaccaattccttcatccatctcatcttctttgtctctccatttcctttccatttttctctccatcctctagtgcattcaacgtttcaagcaagggagaagaagaagaagaaggagccgtgagcatcatcatccatcctccaccttgaagcttgctttcgagattcaagaatccataacgtttcatccttcatccccatctccatctcacggtgtaattcaacctctttctttgtaatcttgcttagtttcgtgagaattgtttttagttaacatttatgtttgaacaaggtttatattctgaaattttatgattgaataaagaatttcgattcttatgttgtgattccaaagttgcttatgtgtgattgttcgattgaatttgcttgatagaaaacttttatatgtttatcttatttgggtcgacacttataggatttgcatgtaattggtgctaggtttaagaacatgaaatcgacttttcgttttgtgtaaacttgaatcaaagtagtaaaggttttggacaaaaatcgaattcaattgaagaggattgcaattaggtgaacttattcatactaagttgtacacttgagttgatagcctttctctatgtgtaatgcattaaacatgacatgattgactagctttctagggtttgattgcatgtttaataggattaatctaggtgctttcgcttagattaattagcattgaaaagtaaaatatgggaaatcgtttgctttcgaatgtttcacatgatcaactcctttcacatgacttggaagaacaatgtagggttaattcgaattcaatgataaacttgggtttaatctttgtttcttatgtttcattcttgaacatgtgtttttatattttctttatcttaattttcaattctataattcttaaacccccttcctttttattttgttacttgtatatatttctattctttactttatttttgtaaataatactttattattttaattctttatttgtttattcaattgtatatatttattctttattttatttttgtaaataatacttttctttatttgttacacaattacaggtgtaccctcaatccccggaatagaacgatccctatttgcttatactactaacgacattttcagggttaaattatgcgcttgctttgagcgcatcaatttttggcgccgttgccggggattgaaaaatcacttgctaaattgtgtcatttattgtatatatttgttgtatataaattgtttaaaacttagtttaaatattatttatattattgaacacgaattttaattgtagattgtaaattgagaggaataggtgaagtctcttttgttaatattggcctaaaccccttattggtacctagctcaggtcccttaaggttgagggcggcctttattaacacttgttgaactgtcttcacacttatgaactttttcatcttagtaagtatagcctatgtggaatggtgtctaggaaggggacaacgttcatgacgggtttttgaatccagaagtgcttgcaaatgggcgtaaaccactatgtgggagtagctcatgccaaaatggatttttcctctcgtgttcgtcctcccccacctggccatttcagtaaggttgcccaaacgatttgaaagggagtttgtgtctaggcgactatacttgggccgcacgtccacttgatttaccgcttggaatttgattcgatatcaataatgtttataataaaagaaatacttgtgaatactctatacgtgtaaattattttgttgtttcacactttaaacttgtaaaaatacttttcacgttttatactcacttgagtacttaacttgtgttttatgtacaatatacttgttaattatacttgtagtttgtaattaatagttatacttgtttttattttgtatttctttgttaattatagttactaactttatttaatgtaggtaccgtctggctgcaagacgtaaaatacaagcgctacttgggaggcaacccatgcaaatcagatttgctttctctttccctatttctttttatttttcaatttttctctttagtttttattttaggatttgttttcgtaaatgtcttctatctatgcttacttatttcattgcattcttttaattgattacattgaagataatgcaatatttaagtgtgggggaagagatttatatttttgtctttcattttgagtcctatatatatatttgtcttttatttttgagtcctttatattaaaaaaaaaaaaaaaaaaaaaaaaactgcattcattctgtcttattaaattcagctatttacaaaaaaaaaacaaaaaaaacaaaaaaaaaaaaaaaaaactttagacactatactaagccatgtctgcatctccgtaggagttgaggctgagctcaagggaaatacgaaagccactcgcccgcataccgctcctccaaaggagtaaatggaggtacaagtctaggctgaaagactttaaacattaagcgctgcatgggaggcaacccatttcaaccgtatctgtggaggagccatcaaacgcagatttgctttcttgaactcttccttctattttattttcatgaattttaagttgttttaggtttcgttgtgttcattttctcttctatgcttgatttatgctttgcatgatttatatttgtttatacattgaggacaatgcatgaattaagtatgggggacggattattgctttgttgtgtttttagtagttagtatataaaaaaaaaaagaaaaaaaaatgtgtttaacaaaagaaaatgttgtgatacactaaggtatattggattaaacatagtcttgaaaaagggtagctgtttcagtcccattgcacatcgagactccctgttcccgtatctaagtgttgaaattaaattaaattgtaaaaaaaaaaaaatgttggttttagagtgattttgtttgtttgagtcttaggatgctcctaacgtctaggatgaacatgtctctgaattcatggctgaaggttttcacaatcaaaatagaacttaattgaattctgtggttaatcgacattgtgatgcttgtatgaagatttgagataggattgtaacttggttcattaagcatgctaggattaagtctaattcatttgacccgaagtgagctattgagctaaaatactttcttttcgagtgattattgataattctagaatttcgtggctgtatttgcaaaacctcaccattctttggaaatccaatgatcatgtgccatagattttaatggactagagagtactagaactcggctgttgtgactgtcaaaacttgtatgccataatatgcactgatcctggataggatagaaggcattagggtaaccaccatagccaaacaagcatgtatccccaattgtgcccgtcgtgggactccttagaatgaacccctttgagcctacgttgaaaacctttgtttcatcaccctcactaccctaccatgagcttagtacaggatatctctacccttgtcttaaggacttagtagagcatgacatagtatgtaggggtgacgatgaaagacaagtgtggggtggggaaaatccaagaagaaaaaaaaaagaaaaaatttttgccttgaaaaaaaaaaaaaaaaaagaaagaaagaaaagcggcaaaagagaagaaaaattgaaaagaaaactcttgggaaaatgttgaagtgtggttttggacttgcaaatttgtagaaggctcaaagttgaaaaattatgcctttgtccattcccatgttggttagagtgaaggtttggcccaaaacaatgatatttggtctacaaaaatgatgacataaggtggtccttatatgctctgctaggtccttaggattttttttgtatccttaatcttcatttcaaaaaccctagcttagccccattacaacctgttttaagtgctgacttgatccttgagatgggcagtctttggttagtggagtcagttacgcagtcgagcttatggtttaggtccatttgtgcacttagtcatttcatgaggtctttaaaaattcttcacaaaatgtgtttattgatgaaatatgcaagctgtttgttgccttacaatttgttctcttgcatatacttgagtgtgaagcttttaagcatagccatttctgagagaaaaatcgagagtatgccctgtaagtttggattggacttgttcgaaacatgctatcattcactgtataacttaagttctccatatcttgcttagtcatatgaatgtcacaggtttattaaccatggaattatctttgtgattttgattaagtgtttaacgtgaaagccatgagtttggagtctctgagacaacagttaggagcaatagagtcatttacttgccttttgtcaagtctttgttttgttttggatttttttgttttgttttgctaagggactagcaaaagctaagtgtgggggaatttgataggagcattttaatgtgatattttaatagttatttcctcacattttgcttagttaattccttaactgaatcgattttaattcaatttctatttttaggtacattggagtaaatgaaggtgaaatgagcgttaggtccataattacctagaaatgatggagaagaatgaaaatgcactaaaaagtcaaccttgaatattttcttactccagctaggagaatcagagccaagcaaggaagaaggagcggccgcctgaccaaatgaacttcaaatgagctgaaaccttccagatccattctagacacccaaaggatcatttcttatgaagagtgccagagaaaaatatgagtggaaggccttcaaacaatcagcccaattttctacagaagcaaaaccggaaaactggacctgtaagaggtccagcagcatttccggcccaaccacatggattgaagctctgaaaatttgtcaggattatctacactcatagtggaacatttcatatgaagaagtcgaaggcatataatgaagtcttgttggagaaataattgaaggaataaaggggaagaaactgacctgaaaacagctcaacaccacatattcatgtttcccacccacatgaagaaagctagatgcttttctctttttccttggatatattttttctacaatctctttaatagatcatcatcacttccatgttgctgcaccttcatgctttgctttcatttcatcatttctctttcttttccatattttacaaatcactttcatactccactttcattatttttcttccactcatcatttcactcttctttttcttccctatataaacaccttctcctctcattctaaaacacattccttcatccatctcatcttctttgtctctccatttcctttccattttcccaaacacattccttcatccatctcatcttctttgtctctccatttcctttccattttcccaaacaccaattccttcatccatctcatcttctttgtctctccatttcctttccatttttctctccatcctctagtgcattcaacgtttcaagcaagggagaagaagaagaagaaggagccgtgagcatcatcatccatcctccaccttgaagcttgctttcgagattcaagaatccataacgtttcatccttcatccccatctccatctcacggtgtaattcaacctctttctttgtaatcttgcttagtttcgtgagaattgtttttagttaacatttatgtttgaacaaggtttatattctgaaattttatgattgaataaagaatttcgattcttatgttgtgattccaaagttgcttatgtgtgattgttcgattgaatttgcttgatagaaaacttttatatgtttatcttatttgggtcgacacttataggatttgcatgtaattggtgctaggtttaagaacatgaaatcgacttttcgttttgtgtaaacttgaatcaaagtagtaaaggttttggacaaaaatcgaattcaattgaagaggattgcaattaggtgaacttattcatactaagttgtacacttgagttgatagcctttctctatgtgtaatgcattaaacatgacatgattgactagctttctagggtttgattgcatgtttaataggattaatctaggtgctttcgcttagattaattagcattgaaaagtaaaatatgggaaatcgtttgctttcgaatgtttcacatgatcaactcctttcacatgacttggaagaacaatgtagggttaattcgaattcaatgataaacttgggtttaatctttgtttcttatgtttcattcttgaacatgtgtttttatattttctttatcttaattttcaattctataattcttaaaccccccttccttttattttgttacttgtatatatttctattctttactttatttttgtaaataatactttattattttaattctttatttgtttattcaattgtatatatttattctttattttatttttgtaaataatacttttctttatttgttacacaattacaggtgtaccctcaatccccggaatagaacgatccctatttgcttatactactaacgatattttcagggttaaattatgcgcttgctttgagcgcatcaattagtttcggagttcaaaacttccacgaaatctaaaatcaataatctttagaccaaaacaatgatgttttgcggacactcttagtccgaatattatgaacactcttagttcataattacgaacgctcttagttcgtttagcgtgaatttcttggaattccgcttttgattgtaagttcccgagaaaaataaagagaagaagaatagagtaaaaactcaaaaacgggaacttttagtaaatatTACCTTGGAATAATATTGCCGGAAAAAGTTGTccaaaagttgccggaaaagttgtcggaaagttgtccgaaagtcgccggaaaagttgtcggaaagtcgccggaaaagttgtcggaaagtcgccggaaagttgtccgaaagtcgccggaaagttgtccgaaagtcgccggaaaagttgtcgtaaaagtcgccggaaagttgtccgaaagtcgccggaaaagttgtcggaaagtcgccggaaaagtcaccggaaagttgtcggaaagttgTCCGACAGATGtgtcggcagcagctcggcagcagctcggcagcaGCTCAGCAGGTGGCTCGGCAGCTACtgcgcagctgctcggcaggccTTCGGCAGATGCTGCGCAGCTGCTAGGCAGGCCTTCGGCAGGTGCTGTCGACAGGACTCGGCAGGACTCGGCAGGAGCGCTCGGCAGCTTTCGGCAGATGCGCTCGGCAGCTTTCGGCAGATATCGGCAGGACTCGGCAGGGCTTCGACAGCGGTTCGGCAGCGGTCCAAATTTTCCGTTGGCCGGTTCTGgctgtttccggccggttctggaggttctgaaaccggttctgagcttcttgaatcaagggctttgatatgagctagggtttggaggttttttgCAAGTTTGAAAAAATGACTTCGATCGGATTATGAACTACCTCTCctcttttcaatttcgattctgattctagagcaatttcgtgctgataacgtgtttgaggacaagtatgaaatgataaacagagagagagagtaatgtttCTGTGAGAATAGAGAttcaagtgtgtttattcatctcacacaaagaggtatttataggaaaatatTACAAGTGTGAAAGCTCAAAGAGTAACTCAATTTGATAACCTCTACATTCACAGCTGCAGCCTTCTATGGTGGCTGTGATGATGATAaaatgccatgcttgttgccctttggcataaagcttgtcacacaagtcacaatacctacattatacactcaagtacctatttgtatacatgatatagacatttatactatgactcatgttttgtacatgtgaatcatatatactacaacacttgGCATGATTTgatacatttttttatttttttatttccaaGTCTTGGCATGGTTTGCTACATTTTGAAGTCCTTGACATTTTTCATTCGTGTTATATGAAACCTTATAAACctccactactagaataatgttaaTAGACATCATGTCATAGACATCGGTTAGGAATTCAAGCGATGTAAAAGAGATTTCTAACATCAGTTCTTGGAAATCCGATTTCTATTTGTATAATTAACATCAGTTATCATTTTTGACCGATGTCTGTGTTTTTTTACAAAATTTTGAGAAAGCGCGGAAACGACTAAGGATGAGGCGGGGGAACAAAATTTCATTTGCCTCCAACACTGAGTCAGCTTCCCACGcgacaattctctctcaaaccctagaCACCATGACACCCGACGAACACCcgtcctcctcttcctcatcctccACCTCCGACCAGCACCCGACTGCTCTCTGCTGCATCCACCGCCTccactctcctccttctccgcctccgcctccgctatcttcctcctcctcttcctttgGCACACctgttctctcatctctcttctcaAATTCACCAGATCTGCCAAAGACGCAGTCCACACCGGAGCTCCGCCTTGCCCCTCCTCCTTCTCTTTTCTCCTTTCACCCCGACGGTATCACTTTCATCTTTATCCTCTCAATTTTGCTTGAAATTCTCTTCATGTTCAGTGCGTTTTCGATTCCTTCGTTGTTGGTTTTCGATATTGCAATGGGTGTTTGTGTAATTTGGAGGTGATGGAGTGATGGGTATTGGGTAGTCGATGATTTGCTGATAATCTGGTAGTTGTTGATGGAGTGATGGGTATTTCGTTTCTGGattgtgtttctgggttttgggggtTGTGTTTGAGGTATATGTAATGGGTTTTGAGGTAGCTATAATGTGTTTGAGAAGCTAagcgccttcttcttcttcacagagAACTAGAAAGAGAACGGGAAGCTTTCAAGGCCTCAATCATCTTCTCTAGGTAATAATCAAACCTCTCTTTCAGTTTttctattcaattggaattgatTTTCTTGCAGCAATTGCAACCAGAAACCGTCATTGTTTCAGTCACTGATATTATCTCTGCAACATCTTTTTACTCAATATGGTTTGGTTTGTAGGTCTCTTTACTCAATGTGAAATTTTAGGATGTCAATTTTATGTGCATTAGTTGAAAACAGAATACATGTAGATCACAAGGTTGTTCTGCAGTAAATATATTTGCAGTTGTGTTAATCAAGAATCTCGGTAGCAATTAAGCAACAAGCTAAGGTTCAGTTTAACTATCTTGTCTTTGGTTGCTCAATATCAAGTAAAGGTGACACCCTTGTTTGCGGTTTCTGTTAGACCTGGGATTAGATTGACTACATTAGTTTTGGAAGGTGAAGGCTAGGTGATAGCTATTAACTCAGTACTGGAAGGTGAAATTTTGAGGAGAAGCATTAGTTTTGGATGTAGAGTGAGAGTGGATACATTTGAGTAGTGGTTGCAAGGAAGGGAAAGATGTTTGGAACTCTTCTTTGTACATTGGTCTTGTGGAAATAAAAACTGTTATGATATAGTTGTGCTCTGCGTTTCAGGGGTCTTTATCGAGCTTATTCAGCAGATGCAAGTAAAAGGTGCGCAGGTATGGGTTTCTTTGATGCCTCTCTTTATGGTCCTTTTCATGCTGGGGATAATTTGTTGATTGTCCAATGGTCATGTGAGGACACAATAGAATTCAAAGATGCATCTGCAAGTGTAATTTCAGGCtaacctttcttcttctctttgaaaATCACCAACAATATCTTGCTTAAAGTCTGATTGAATTTGGTTTTTGCAGCTGATATTTGATCTTACCGCAAAGAAACTTATCAGTTATGACTCAGAAAAGTGCTCGGAGAAGAATTTACGCAAAAACTTCGTTGCATTCATACAAGGATTGATTTCCTTCCTTGTGGACATCCCTGGAACAGCTTATCACAAATGTTTACAGGTAAGCCTAAATCTGTTCCACCAGTATCATTCATCAAATTCACAACGCTAAtgagtacaaaaattgaatattGATGTCGGAAACAATTGTAGTCTCTTGGTGCTGACCTTCAACAATTTCTCAGGGTAGGAAAAATGCAATGAGAATGTTGGTAAACCTGCTACAGGAAAGACGAGAAAAGCCGCGAAAGCAGCCTATAGATTTTTTTGATCACGTGCTTGAAGAACTCAAGAAAGAGGAAACGATGTTaacagaagaaatttttttgggtTTAATGTTTGTACTGCTTTTCGCGAGCTTTGAAACAACTTCCCTAGCTAGTTCAGACCATCCTGCATTGCTAAAGAAATTAACGGTCTGTACAAACTCTCTAAGCATTTCAAACCATACTAATTGCTATAGCTCGCTGTTGTTAATATTTCTATCTTATGCTTTTGACAGGAAGAGCATGGGATGATCATAAAGCAAAGGGAAAATGCTGATGCTGGACTTACATGGAAAGAATACAAATCAATGACATTCACATTTCAGGTGAGTCTCACACGTTAACTGTCAGTGGTCAAAAGGGAATGTACAAAATCATTTTCTGTAAAATGTTTTGGTTTACAAACTAACATTATATATCAACTTGCAGATCATCAACGAAACAGTTAGACTGGCAAATATAGTTCCAGCTATCTTTCGCAAAGCAATAAGAGAGATACAGTTTAAAGGTATGCAAATCATAATATTTAGTGTGGGATTCCAACTATAAAAAATCAGTCACACACATGCACGAATATCATCCTAATTTGACATATTATACCTATTTGTCTGATTGCAGGACATACCATTCCAGAAGGTTGGGCAGTAATGGTTTGTGGAAGGTGAATTATTCTTCAGCTTTCTTAATTGCTTTATCCCTAATGATATCTATAAAGGAATCTAGTTTGTTAAATATTCATTGTTCCTGGCAGTTTAACACATTGGGGTTGCTTCCTACACATGCATCAGACTGGGTTTCATCCTGACCCCTTGCTCAGGTATTGTTTATCCTTCCCTAAACAATTAAATTTCATCTGGAATGTGGCCTTTGTTCCATTTCTGAGGGATGTGAACTAAATATTAGGTAATACCTCCTGGAATGGAATTTCATC contains these protein-coding regions:
- the LOC112180769 gene encoding uncharacterized protein LOC112180769, which translates into the protein MLKFCGKPLTEDELLEKTLSTIPVSAIVISKQFRTEVNAGRITRFNELINILSVSEKYDNILVKNYNSRPIGTKSVREANYNAPKKGRKQQYPNNKGQERRTGPYNHPNKERNRNFKADTRGGNFTRGGNSTRGNFTRGGNSTRGRGGNHNDVCHRCGSIEHWFKQCHASTKLAASYKEYRQNREQESNLAENEDSEDVNLTIEDFKAEQMHEDAADFD
- the LOC112176191 gene encoding cytochrome P450 87A3 encodes the protein MGFFDASLYGPFHAGDNLLIVQWSCEDTIEFKDASASLIFDLTAKKLISYDSEKCSEKNLRKNFVAFIQGLISFLVDIPGTAYHKCLQGRKNAMRMLVNLLQERREKPRKQPIDFFDHVLEELKKEETMLTEEIFLGLMFVLLFASFETTSLASSDHPALLKKLTEEHGMIIKQRENADAGLTWKEYKSMTFTFQIINETVRLANIVPAIFRKAIREIQFKGHTIPEGWAVMVCGSLTHWGCFLHMHQTGFHPDPLLRW